A genomic stretch from Lathyrus oleraceus cultivar Zhongwan6 chromosome 2, CAAS_Psat_ZW6_1.0, whole genome shotgun sequence includes:
- the LOC127119694 gene encoding cytochrome b5 has protein sequence MPTITNFYTIQDASHHKTEDDCWIIVDGKVYDVTRYLEDHPGGDDVILAATGRDATDDFEDAGHSKSARELMEKYYIGEFDTSSTISTKKGYYEKFTTQLNNKSYLGFSIAVVGISVVVGLLYLRKK, from the exons ATGCCAACCATCACCAATTTCTACACCATCCAAGACGCATCCCACCACAAAACCGAAGACGATTGCTGGATCATTGTCGATGGAAAG GTATACGATGTGACACGATATTTGGAAGATCATCCGGGTGGAGATGATGTAATCCTCGCTGCAACCG GGAGAGATGCAACCGATGATTTTGAAGATGCTGGCCACAGCAAAAGTGCAAGAGAACTCATGGAGAAATATTATATCGGTGAATTTGACACTTCGTCTACGATTTCAACCAAGAAAGGTTATTACGAAAAGTTCACGACGCAGCTGAATAATAAGTCGTATTTGGGTTTCTCCATAGCTGTAGTTGGCATCTCTGTGGTGGTTGGTTTGTTATACTTACGGAAAAAGTAA